Below is a window of Haloterrigena alkaliphila DNA.
TCGTCGAGGGGACGTCGGCCGACGCGATCCTCGAGTACGCCGACGAGGCGGGCGTCGACGGGATCGTGATGGGCAGCGAGGGCCGATCCGGCGTCTCCCGGATGCTGCTGGGGAGCGTCGCGGAGGCGGTCACGCGGCGCGCGTCGGTGCCGGTGACGATCGTTCCCTGATCGCCGCCGTCCGCTGCCCTCCACGTTCTCGGTCCGTCCCTCGGAAACCGACCGATCGTCCCGAATTAGCGCTCGAGACACTCGAGAAGTTGACAACTGTCGAACCGTCGGGTTTTTCGCCCGTCTCACGAATCGTCCGCCATGGACGATCGGACGGGGACCACGCTCCACACGGGCCTGCTCATCTCGACGACGGCCCTGATGGCGTGGCTCTCCGGCCTCCCGCTGCTCTTCCCGAGCCTCGGCCCCTCCGCGTTCGTGCTCGCGCTGTTTCAGGACAGCGAGGCGACCGCCCCGCGGCGGGTGATCGGCGGCCACGCGATCGGCGTCGCCGCCGGTCTGCTGGCCTACCACCTCCTCGGCGTCACCACTTCGATCACGGCCGGGGCCGATCCCGGCTCGCTCGAGGCCCTGCTGCTGGGCGCCAGCGGCGTCGCGGCCACGATGCTGACCGCGGGCGGGATGCTCGCGACCGACACCCGCCACCCGCCGGCCTGCGCGACGACGCTGATCGTCTCTCTCGGCCTGCTCTCGAGTCCCCTCGAGGGGGCGCTGATCGTCGCCACCGTCGTGGTGCTCGTCGTCGCCCACCAGCTCCTGCTCGCGACCGAACGGATCGGCGCGCGCTACGGCGAGCGACTTCGATCGTAGGAACCGGTATTTTCGTCGGGCATCTTAACGCCGTGATGAGACCGTCGTCGGGGGTGAGCGGTCGACTCGTCGAATGTACTCTCGTTTTCGGAGGGATCTGACTGCGATCTGACTGACTCGAGTAGAACGGGTGATTCGAACGATCCGCTCACACTGGCAACGGGGAGTCGCCACGCCCTCCCCAGCCGATTCGCTCACTCGCAAGCTCGTTCGCTCATCCCTCGCGCGCTATCGCCGGCCGACAGCGCGCGCCACCGCGCACGGCTTGATCCGTTCCGAAATAGCGATTCAGTACCTGGCGCGGTATCTGAGCGATCGAAATAGCGTTCGAAAACGACTGACGGGCGTCCGAATCAGACCTCGACGGACGGCCGACTCAGGCCTCGGCCTTCGCCTCGGCCAGCGTCTCGTACATCTCGTCAGCGAGTTCGCGGGCGCGGTCGGCGTTGCGGGCCTCGGCGTAGATGCGGACGAGCGGTTCGGTGCCGGAGGGGCGGGCGAGCACCCACGCGTCGCCGTGGTCCAGCCGGTAGCCGTCGCGCGTGTTGAGTTCGGCGTCGGCGGCGTGTGCGTGGTTCGCCGCGGCGTCTAACATCGCGTCGCGTTCGGCCGTCGACTCGTACTCGATGTTGTGACGAACGTTCGCGTAGTCGTCGTAAGGGGCGACGATCTCGCTGACCGGTCGCCGGGCGACGAGTTCGAGGAACCGCGCGGCGGTGAATGCGCCGTCCCGGGTCAGCCGGTAGGCCGGGAAGAAGATCCCCCCGTTGCCCTCGCCGGCGATCGGGACGCGCTGGCCGTTGGCCTCGAGTTCCTCGATCCGGGTGATGATGTTCGTCGAGCCGATGGGGGTGAGTTCGAGGTCGGCGCCGACCTCGTTTACCACGTCGACCAGCCGTTGGGAGACGTTGACCGCCGAGACGGTGGTGTCGCCGGCCTCGAGTTCGGCCGCGGCGAGGGCCGCCAGCGCGGCGTCGCCCTCGACGTACTCGCCGGTCTCGTCGTAGAAGATGGCGCGGTCGGCGTCGCCGTCGTGGGCGATCCCGACGTCGGCGTCCGTGGCCCGGACCAGTTGCCCGAGATCCTCGAGGTTCTCGGGGACGGGTTCCGGATCGCGACCGGGGAAGTGGCCGTCGGGCTGGCCGTTGACGGTGACGACGCGACAGCCCAGTTCGCGGAAGAACTCGGGGCTGGTGAGCGCGCCGGCGCCGTGGCCCGGATCGAGCGCGACGGTGAGGTCGGCGTCGGCGACGGCCTCGCTTTCGGCCGCCGCGAGCAGTTCGTCGACGTAGGTCGCCCTGACGCCCTCGACCTCGCGAACGCGGCCGGTCCGGTTCCACGGAGCCACGTCGAACCCCTCCGCGAGCAGCACTTGCTCGATCTCCTCGAGGTCCGAGACCGCGAGTTCGATCCCGTCGCTGCCGACGAGTTTGACGCCGTTGTACTGGGGCGGGTTGTGCGAGGCCGTGATCACTATGACGGGGATCCGTTCCCGGTCGGCGTAGGCTTGTGCGCCCGGCGTGGGAACGATCCCGAGCCGGTCGACGTCCGTACCCGTACTCGCGAGCCCGCTGGCGGCCGCGTCGGCCAACATCCGGCCGGTGTACCGCGTGTCGCGCGCGATCCCCACCCGGTCGACTCCCCAGGCCGTACCGGCCGCCTTCGCGACTCGAAGGACGAATTCGGGCGTCAGCTCTTCGTTGGCGACGCCGCGCGTCCCGCTCGATCCGAACACTTGCATCGGTCGCTAGTCCGACCGGACACCTCAAAGGGATTCCGGAGCAGACGGAACCCTTTCGGCGCGCGGTCCCGACCCTCCACGTATGGATTCGATCGAGGAGAAACGCGTCTACGGCGACCGGGAGGGCGCCCTCGAGGTCTACGTCGCCAGTTCGATCGGCGTCGTCCGCGTCCGGGTCGCCGACGAGGCCGTCGGCGAGTTCGGCCTCTGTGACCGCTGTAACGCCCGCGACATCGCGGCGACCGAGGGGACCGTCGCGATCGCGACCGACGAGGACGTCCGCGTGCTGGACCTCGAGCGCGACCCCGACGCCGCCGGGACCGACGATGCGGCGTTCGCCGACACCGGATTCGGCCCCGCCGTCGCCGTCGGCGCTGACGAGTCGGGACTGATCGCCGCCGGCCCGGACGGCGACGTCGCTCGCCTCGAGTCGGCCGCCAGTTCGGACGGCGAGTGGACCTTGCTGGAAAGCGACGGCGTCGCAACGGTCCGGGCGATCGACGGCGACCTCGTCGGCACCGACGGCGGCGTCTACCGCGTCCACGACGGCGCCCTCGATCACGCCGGACTGACGGACGTGAGGGACGTCTCCGCGGCCGGCGTCCCGCTCGCCGCCACCGCCGAGGGCCTCTACAAACTCGGCAACGGCTGGATGGAGGCCCTCGAGGGCGGATTCGAGACGGTCGCCGCGGACCCGCGTAGCGAGCGCGGACGGCTGCGACGAGCGCACGCAGTGTCGGGGGAGACGGTCTACGCCTACGACGCCGACGGCGACCGGTGGGGCGAGCACGACCGCTCGAGCGCTGCCATCGTCGGAATCGGCTACGCCAGCACGGTCTACGCCGTCACCGAGCGGGGCCGATTCCTCTCGGCCACGCCGGACGACGGGACCGGCCCGTGGCGCTCCCAAACTCTCGGCGTCGGCGACGTGACCGGACTCGCGGTGCCCGCCGCCGAGTGAGAGCGGTCGCGGCGAGTCGAGACGTCACCGTCAGCCGTGCGGTCACGGCGGCCGCGAGCACCGGGCCGCGAGCGCGATGTCTGACGAACGTTTAACTACCGCGAATACTCTCTGTTTCTTATATGAGTGATCTACCTTCGAGCGATCTACCACGCCGCCGACTGCTGGCCGTCTCCGGCACCGCCCTCGCGGGGGGCCTCGCCGGCTGTTCGAGCGACGACGGAAACGGCAACGGCGACGACGGCGGAAACGGTGACGATGCGGAGAACGAGGACGAACCCGAGGAGACCGAGACCGAGAGCACGACGGACCTCGAGGGAACCATCCTCGGGGATATCACCGTCGACAACTCGAACGAGTCCGCCCGCACGGTCGACGTGCTCGTCGAGTTCGACCGCGAGATCGAGTCGTGGGAGACCGTGGACCTGGCGACCAACGAGGAGGCGACCCTCGAGCGCGAGTGGCCGACCGATCCGGGCAACTTCCGCGTGACGGCGCGCCTCGACAGCGAATCGCTGGTTCAGGTCACGCCGGCCAAGTGGAACGAACCGGACTGTCTCAACCTGCTGGTCCGAATCAACGGCGATGGAACGCTGACGATCCACGGCAATACC
It encodes the following:
- a CDS encoding HPP family protein, translated to MDDRTGTTLHTGLLISTTALMAWLSGLPLLFPSLGPSAFVLALFQDSEATAPRRVIGGHAIGVAAGLLAYHLLGVTTSITAGADPGSLEALLLGASGVAATMLTAGGMLATDTRHPPACATTLIVSLGLLSSPLEGALIVATVVVLVVAHQLLLATERIGARYGERLRS
- a CDS encoding HVO_0234 family beta-propeller protein — protein: MDSIEEKRVYGDREGALEVYVASSIGVVRVRVADEAVGEFGLCDRCNARDIAATEGTVAIATDEDVRVLDLERDPDAAGTDDAAFADTGFGPAVAVGADESGLIAAGPDGDVARLESAASSDGEWTLLESDGVATVRAIDGDLVGTDGGVYRVHDGALDHAGLTDVRDVSAAGVPLAATAEGLYKLGNGWMEALEGGFETVAADPRSERGRLRRAHAVSGETVYAYDADGDRWGEHDRSSAAIVGIGYASTVYAVTERGRFLSATPDDGTGPWRSQTLGVGDVTGLAVPAAE
- the glmM gene encoding phosphoglucosamine mutase — translated: MQVFGSSGTRGVANEELTPEFVLRVAKAAGTAWGVDRVGIARDTRYTGRMLADAAASGLASTGTDVDRLGIVPTPGAQAYADRERIPVIVITASHNPPQYNGVKLVGSDGIELAVSDLEEIEQVLLAEGFDVAPWNRTGRVREVEGVRATYVDELLAAAESEAVADADLTVALDPGHGAGALTSPEFFRELGCRVVTVNGQPDGHFPGRDPEPVPENLEDLGQLVRATDADVGIAHDGDADRAIFYDETGEYVEGDAALAALAAAELEAGDTTVSAVNVSQRLVDVVNEVGADLELTPIGSTNIITRIEELEANGQRVPIAGEGNGGIFFPAYRLTRDGAFTAARFLELVARRPVSEIVAPYDDYANVRHNIEYESTAERDAMLDAAANHAHAADAELNTRDGYRLDHGDAWVLARPSGTEPLVRIYAEARNADRARELADEMYETLAEAKAEA